The Balearica regulorum gibbericeps isolate bBalReg1 chromosome 5, bBalReg1.pri, whole genome shotgun sequence genomic interval CCAGACAAGGCAGCAAGCATATACTCACAGCTTTGCCTCTTCTAGTCGCcgtttcttttcttcctccagtttttgttttctcagctgctcagcttcttgctttttcctcagAGTCTCTAGCTTCTGtctctccttttcctgaagTGGATTGAAAGGTGATTATACACACCTGCCAGGGCTTCCTTCTACCTCAACTTGCCCAGATTAAGTAAGGGCCCAGAGGTAACACCAAGGAACCGCAGCCAGAACCAAGGGATGGTAACAACCCCAAAACAGAGCTCAGGTAGCCTGTGATGTGATCACAGATGTTTGGGGACAGACGCAACGGAAAACAAGGCAGTGGTGGTAATCTTAGAGAGCAAGAGAAGCTGGGAAGTTGAAACAGAACCATCAGCTCCTGAAGTCCAGGCAGCTTCCGCAGAGATTGCAGACAGACGCCACTGTGATTTGTGCTGgtaaaaagaaccaaaaaagcAGCGCTAATGCTTGGCAACGATACCGACTTCCTGCAGCGCGTGTAGGGGACAGATGGTGCTCTAGGAAACACCTTGCTTCAACTCAGAGCTCCCACTGGTGTCTTTGCTTCCCGCAAAGCTTTACCTCATGGTAAACCACCACCATCTAGACAGAGGGCTTGCAGCTTGTTTCAAGCACGCAGTCAGCCCCATATGTCATCTAGACAGAAATGAGGggcatttttcccattttttctaAACGGTCCAGCTAACTCAGCCTAAGTATACTGTCAATTAGAAGAGCAAGATCCAGCCATTGCTACAGTCACAGTAAACAGattaagttaaattaatttaatgccAGATTTGATACTGCAGGTGCCTAATTATGACAGGCCTGGTCTTAGTACAAACCCATTGATAAGCACAGTGAAATAGTCAAGTGATTACCTTATGCTGGGCTCCATGTTGTAAATGATTGATGTTATTAGTATCCAGATTggctaattaaaattaatgattgTATCTTATTGTTCTGATGCTGTTTAATTATGTTTAGCCCCCACACAGAAAAAGCCCTGAGGGGAAGTTGCCTGCACGGGAATGAAACCCAAAACGTAATGTTCAATGAAGTGACAGCAGCAAAGGATGCACTAGCCAGAGGAGACTCTTTTCATCACATTAGCTCCTTTGCCCATACAGAGAGTAACATCAGCAGGAACACCAGGGAGACTGGAGCTTGAATCCTTTGCTGCCTCCTAACAATGGACTTCTCTTATCTGCTGGAGTACAGCAAGGCTCAGAGCTGTACAACCCTGACAGCTTTAAGCAATACAAAGAAGTTCTGATTTGTTGCCAGACAGAAGCCAGATGCAGGAAAACCAGTTTCTGCAGAAtgccctcttctccctccccaacTCTCCTGCAAGCAAAAACAAGCCCTAGAACTACCTTATTTTGCAGGCAAGTTGTTGGGTATTAGAAGTATGAGCAATCTTGGCTCAGCCTGCCAGCTTCTGGCCTGTCCCTAGGTGCATCCACAAAGCTACACCCTTGTCCTCACCTGGCACCATCAGAGCCTATTCCGGAATAGGAACTACGGCACACTGATCGAGACCTGCTTTTCCTTGAACTCTGACTTCTGAGTTAAATATCGAAGCTAAGCGCAGACCAGGGAAGAGCAAGGGCTGCCCATCAGTGATGCAGGTTGCATTCCTACTGCAAGTCCAGCCCACATAATTAAACGATCATGATTTATGACCAAACTGTCCAGTGTAAGCAGgacacagggaaaaaaccaactCCCTTTGGAAATCTAGAACCGAATCTTTTTGGATCCCATCCACCCCAACAACTACTGTTTGGGGTACAGGAGCTTCCCCTGCAATACTGCAAACTTCACTGAGGTATTGCCTAGGTAGAGGCACCCGCCTGCAACCAGCAAAGGCGTGCTGTTTGCCTTTGCTGGTTGCAACAGCAATACTACATTGACATTGATGGCTGTCAGCTTTGGACACTGGCATGCTTGTCTCACTGACCCAGCAGCCTCCTACTCAGGACAGCTGCATGTTTCTTCCTGCTTCAAAGGTCTGAAAACCCTCAGAACATCAGAAGTTTGGATTTAAGAGGCATTTGCTCAGATCTCACTCATCAGAAAAGTCCTAGAAAGGAGACTTTGGATGTGCAGACTTCAGTTACATAGACACCTCAACTGCAGTACTCAAAATCCCCTTGATTTTCACTTCCCAGTTTTCCTTCCCAACTGTTACTCGCTAATACCACAGAGGAATGCTATGGTAATAAAGCTGAGAGTCCAAATTAGAACTCTCTAGGAAGCTGACTAATCacaattttatttagtttatgTAAGTGTAAACAAATAGCTTAAAGTTACTTCTTAGTTTAATATCGGTTGAAAAGTTTCTTTCACGTCTGTGCTTTAACTCGGACACTCATCAGACCATCACCTTACAACAAGCTCGTCTTACCTTGGGATCAGATTGGAGAGGAGTGTTGTACCTGataaaagattttattactCCATTTCTCCCCACAGAGCTTGGTGTCATGAGGAGCTGGTTCTTCTGCACGGtgtgcaaaaatgttttgaaaggaCGTACAACCTATGAGAGGAATGACAAAAACAATCCTCAGGAATGTAAGGAACCAGTCTTGGTGAAGTACATCAGGGTTACAAGGATCTTACTTTGCTGGCTGGAAAGACAGGGGATGGGGTTTTTCTCCTCGGAGGAGAAAGCCCTCCATCTTCTGCTTGCTGATTGTCATAGCATTCATCCACAGCTCTTTTGTAACTTGGCTTTCTCCTAGGAGAAAAACACAGTCCGTTGTACACAGCAAATCCTCCTGACTGAATCAAAGTCAGGTTTAAAAAAGGTCACATGACTATCCTAGCTTAGAGACATTTTGTTGTGCGTACGCAAGTACATATCCAATAAAAATTTCTAACGTGATAGAAGATACAAATTAAATCCTCTTTTCATAGAGGCAGAGAAAACTTCTTGCCAAAGTTTTGTCATCACAAAACACTGAAGCCATTTAACAATGTTTCTGTGTTGAACCTGCTTTGAACTGGACTACAGATCTCCAGAGGCACCTTCCAACCAGAATGATTCTACAAACACACCTGGCACTCTGGGGTGGTTCCTGGGTCTCCCCGTTCCTATTTAAGTtgtgttctgaaataaaatatagttaCAGTTAattctagcagaaaaaaaaaaaatccctttcaacACAGCTTTGAAAGCAGACAACAAATTTTGCAGCTCGctaaatagcaaaaaaacctgCCATGAATTATGCACAGCAGGACCTTCCTTGCTTTCAGCAAGCAACCGCACAGCGCCATTCAAAcccagaaatgcaaaataaagcaaagctgtCTAAAGTAATCTGTGGTGTGCTGCGTGTGTTGATGCAATGCTATTGTGTTCTGCAGATGTACAGCAACTGCTTGCTTCAGAAACAGGGCTCAACTGGGCCTCCCATAACCTGCAGAACATGCAGCCCTCCATTTTCACATCCACGTGCTTCCCAGGGCAGAAAAGAACTCCAGCACAGAATTTCCCAACTGCTAATCTCCTGAAACAAATCCTCACTTGTCAAAGATTAGATTAGTCTTTCAAACTCAGCTTGCAAATTAACTGGCCAATCTTTCAAACTTCCCAGTCAGCCTCCCAACAAAGGGATGACTTTTTAAAACTCTGCCACAAAAACGCTCTGGAAGCTACCGTTGGTGCTCGTCTCCTGCGGCTGTTCGTTTCTGCTGATGGTTCGAGACCGAAGCGACATTCGAGGACTTTGGGGattctgcaggaaaagcaaattgGTTTCAGCACAATTCTCACACAGAAACGGCCAATTACTGTTTCAAATTGTGATGTCATTCTGACAAGGACGCTGTCTGCAATATTACCAGAGAACACAAAACCACATGGATAGTATAAAGTATTGGTGCTGGTACCCAGAGTGAAGTTCTAACCTCCAGCTGTGAAAAATACCTCGGGACACCAGCTTGGTAAAGTCCTTGATGTCGTGTCATCACTAGAAGCACAGACGTTAACAGAACACAAGCATCTGCAATGAGGGATTGACCACAAACTGAACAAACTCATAAACTATTAAGGCCAAAAGCATTTCAAGTTGGAAATGTTTATGCTTGCTGGACTTTTGGCAGAGTGAGGCAGCGCTCGTTTTCCTTAGCAGTGATGACTGGACAAACAGGGAGACAAACAGCTCATTTCCTTGATTTATCTGTTTCTGTTACAAATGTGATATGCATCGCTATTTGCTGCCTTTGCACTTACACTGATACAGAATTCTATAGTGATAATGGGTTTATATGCCTGTGAGAGAGCAGGCAATGGCTTTTGAAATCTGCACTCTGCTAGCAATGCAAGCATTAACGCCACTCCCCAAACCCATGTAGGCTGGCAGACACAAAGGacttgggaagagaagggaagtaTGGAAATTTTATCCTCCCCAAATGCTTCTGCAGGGTCTTCTCCTAAGGGTAGGAATAGGAAGCAACTTGTAGCCCAAGAAAAGGGCATAGGTCTAATTAATTCAAGATCAGGCCTGAGAAGAATCTGACCTTTAAGTAACAGCATGCAAACAGGTACTGTCTTTTTAGGCTCCtatagaaaaagatattttctggtTTGAGAAGATTGCTGAGTCACCACATTTGCACACCGCTTGCAGCTCCCAAAGGAAGTTTctagcagaaaacaaaccacatttGTTTTGCCAAGAAAACCGCTGATAGACAGGTAGATAAGGTATCCTGGTGACATAAGCTAAGAATGGGACAGGCTGCAAGACCCCACTCCCAGCAGTGGCACAGAAATTAAAGGTGAGGATCAAGGACAGATCAAATACACTACATGGACTAGACCATATTTATAAATTCAGAgtacaaaaaaccaaaagatatgAGTCCTCTATCCACAGATCTGCAAAGCAGATCTCTTCTCCCCACTTTGCCTTGAAGCTTTTCTACAATTGTAACTCAGGCAAGCTAAAATCCAGAGGCACGAGAAAAACTGAGTTTGTTTGAACCTCTGCAGATGTACTGACAAGCACAGCCATAAAAGCATGTATAAGCCTGTCCTTGCTTACAGAAGCGCTTAAGGCCACAGAGCTCCACTCCATTAATTCAGTCTTTACTTATTGAAAATTGTTCTGGACAAAACACTGACATAATTCTGGGATTTCTTCCTCAGGAGAGCAGTAAGAATTCTGGAGGGATATGTTTTGACCTGAATGATATTTACAAATTTCTGTGGTTGTCTTAAGACAAACTGACAAGCTTTGAATAATCTGCAGGACTAACAAAAAGGTcaaaagaagctttaaaaatacagaagtagtAATAGTGTACAAACTCTGTCTAACTGAACAAAAACTCCCCTGAATTATAAGAAGACTATTCATCTGCATAGATTCAGGATTGAATTTCCATACAACCGATCTCTAGCAAgaggctgggaagcaggagCCAGAAAGCAGGACTCTGCTCCGAATGCCAGCGATACCAAGGTCGGGACTTGGTGCTGCTGTGCATCAAATtgtcatttgcatttaaatatatttatgcaaAACAGAGAGAATGCTGTTTCCTAGTCAAAGCTAGCCTTGGCTTTGGAAGCATCCAAGATTGTAACACCAGACTGACAGAATACCTCTCCTTGCATCCAAAATAAGCCTTGGGTCACACATGCTCATTTTCCAGATAAAACTttactggtttttgttttgccgAGTTTAGAACATTGTGATTAAAACAGGCTTGACAATCTCAGAGTTTCTCTAGTCTGTGTATGGGAACCAGAGGGCGACGGATAGGCTCGTGCACATACGTGAGCCGAGAGGTCTACGTCCTCCTTATTCAAGTGGTATGCAGGAGGATGGCCGAGTCTGGCGATCTGTGGCCAGAGCTCCCTAATTCCCCATTAACAAATGAGAGGTGTGTTCAACGTATTTTGCTCGCAAGTCcacacaaacagaaatgcttttaatctCTGCTCAGTTCTTACCAGTTTGGAGGGGGTACAAGGGCCAGGAGGCagcctaggaaaaaaagaaaaaaggcagccATGTTTAATATTATCAAGGAAACTGGGAGGCCACTTGTTATCTGCAAGCAGGTCACTCTATACCAAGAATGTCACTGTAAAAAAAGCCCTCCAAGCAGGATATTCAGGATAAAGAAAGATCTTAAAGTAGTCTCACCCAGTTTTGACAACTGTTTCTTCATCCTCTGGCACCTCTCCAGAGCTGGagactgcaggaaaagaaaaaaacacagagctATAATGTACAGGTGCGGGCCAAGACTCTGCAGGCGTGAAGTTCACTCAAGGCTGTCGTAGAGGCATTTGCTCTGCCTCCTGGGTTACTGCCTGCAATTCAAACGCATGCCGCCACAAGTGAGGGCAGCCCAACAGACCGAAGTAGCACTGGAGAAAATGCCTGCAAttttaatatacaaaaaaaagatgttgtCAATTATAGATGAGCTCAAAGTGCTATTCAATGAGCTTATATTAAGAGTGACTAGGTTCAGGCTCAGACTCATTTGCAGGGCCGCAGCCAGCATTGTTTACAGTCCGAGTGCCGCTTCCTGCTAACCATTCCACTAGCTCAATGGCAGTGAGCTTTTAAGTACCAGCACAGGCGGAAACTGCTGTTAATAATTAAAGAAGGCGATGCAGCTTTGGCCTGAGCAGAGCACACAAGGGCAGACTGCATAGTCAGAGCATGCAGCCTGCTCCCATGCTTCCATCGCAGATGTTACCGAAGGAAGCACAAACACACGTGCTGTACACATATCCAGGGCACAATCTGCTGCATCAGAGACAAAGCAGACGTGCTCTGCAGTTGATTAACATGCTTTGGGCTTTCAAACATTAACGAGCTCAACTGGAGCTGCCTGAACCATCTTGGTTCCTCTCCTCACACCTGGAAATTTGGACTAGACAGAAGAACAGTCAAGTagcacagagggaagaaagaaatccttccttAAAACTCCCAGGTGATCCAGATCCGTACAATACAGACTGATCACCTAACCTGGGTAGATAAAGCTACTTCAGTGCCTCTTCAAAGTTACAGATGAGCAGACTTCCCTACAGTTTCATTTTCCACTGAGAGAGCCCTCAACACCGCACTTAGAAACTTATGCCAAGCTCCACACCACCCTGTTACCAGCACAGGAAACCCTGTACCGGGGACTGCAGTGCTCTGGTTCTGGAAGAGCATTCGACTACAACAGTTAAATTGGTATGGAAAAAATACTACAGTGCTTGTCCAAGCATATTCTTCTACAGCAAAAATAAGATAACTCTTCAAGAAGAGCCAGTTTTATATGGCACAAATCCCACGTAGCTAGAACACTGCAGATCACCACATTACAGTAACATTATTTCAGCTGTATTAGTTCTCCCTTCAAACAAGTATGCTGTGCAAGAGCCAACCTCTCCTCAACAGCAAATAGCATGGAAGAGGTTCTCTTGCATCCCCTGCATTTCAGAAGCCATTTACTAGTCCACCATTTAGTAGTCATTTCTTCCCCTCATCTCAAAAAAACCGTGAGGTGATATCCATCACTGTGCCCTCCTGCACCAAATCCAATGCTTGCATTCCAGTAGCACGGAAGAACATTTAAATCAGTTTGTCCTTTCCCTAAACATGCCTCTACTGCAAACTGTAAAGGCTTGGAAAACTTAAGTTTACAACGCTGAGCCTCAAAATTCCCTTCTCAAGGGAGGCTCTACAACTAGCAGCCAGATTCTGTTTAAAGAGTGGTGTATTTGTGATAGTTACctcatttctgagaaaacacaCAAATCTGTGAGAGCCCATAACCCTCTTAAGCAGCCACTAGCAGCAACAAACCCCGTTTGCCAGCTTCCTCCTCAGCTTTCCTAGTCACCACCACACAAACTCAGAAGACATTAAGGCTGTTCTCGCAGCTGGTTTATAAGGCTGAGTTCGCAGACCACGAACTATCAGCTAGCTCAGTTACCTGGGCTTCTCCAATCACATAGGTCTCTAGAAAGTCAGTTAGCACATCCACACTTAATTGTGGCTTGTCTAGCCTAGGAAGATCAGCTGCTGCACCCAAGCTGAAGAACTAACCCCATAAcgttgttttattttcttcagctgcaaaaaGCAGATGATCAACCAAAAGAGCAGGAAAGGTGCAAAGCAAACTCCTGTGGTGACAGCAAACTCACCATCTATGCAGCTGGAGGACACAGATGACTTCCGAGCTGCCTTCCTCTTGACCATTGTCCTGGTGATAGATTTCCGGATCATGCTTTCCCTCTTGCTGGCTAGCGAGTACTTCTCTGCCAAGGATGTTCTGCGAGTCATGGAAGTTTTACCCATCAGACTTCTGCGCACGGAGCGACGGCTCAGCCTAGAGCCTGTGGGAGTCCCTGGGCTATCCCCTATGCGCCGGGCAGGCTCCTTATCGCACCCCTCTTGTACCTGAGCAGAGTCATCTACCTCCTCCAGATTAGGTATTTCACTTAAAATGATTGTAGTATTAGCTGCCCTTGCTGTCTTCAGCTTAGGCGCAGCCTCACTTTCTTCTCCTGCATCATTTGCCTCGGGGGTATCAGGGACCATCAGCTTGAAGGCTGCAGGCACAGGCGGCGATTTGGCAACCCCACTTTCATTGGGAGAACCATCACCCGAGCTCAAGAGGATGGCCGCGGAGAGCTTCTCTGCTGGTTGAGATACGCTCTTCTGGAGGTATAGCTCAGCGCTAACACGATCGTCGACATTGACTGCTACTAAGGGAACCTTCCCTCGTACTGGCTGGACAGGAGGGGTCTCAGGAAGGGTCTCTGAGCTTTTAGCGGATGCTGCAGCCTGGGATCTTGTCACACGTTGAGGTGGAGAGACTTGTTTGACCTCAGCCCTGGTTAGTTCcaggttttctttattttggagTCGCTGAGAATATCGCATGGATGATACCAGTTTGAGACTGCTATTTCTCCGCCTAGATAATCTAACAATAGAAACAGTGCATTAGACTGGAACTGGATCCAGGAATGGACCAGAACTCCTAACAAAACCGTGCATTTGCAGATCCCTGACCGAAAACACAGCAAGCAGAAACAGCGTGTCTCCATCCTTATTTGCAAGGTCCCTGTCCAACAGCTCACCGCTGTTCTGCCAGCCCGGAGACAGCGCCCGGCTCGAAGCCCTTCCACGCACAGAGAAGCGAAGCTAAAACCGCCTGGGACGAGCCCCTCCAGGAGCTCCGTAcaccagagctgcagaaagcGGCTAAGGCAGAACGGCACTAACGCACGGCATCGCTTCAGAGCGGGCGAGGTAGCACCGAGATACAAAATGGAACCGGCTGAGGAGCAGCCGCGGTGCCATAACGCGCTCATGCCACTAGGCCGAGAGCTGCGGGACGCGGCGGCTAACCGGAGCTTTAACGccagggggaaggggggaacgCCAGGGCACACGCCGCGGGGAGCGGGGTGGTCGCCGGCAGCGGGTTTTCTCAGCCCCCGCCCCGCTTCAGGCCCCGAGGAAGCCTCGGTACTTCACCGCCGGCCGAGCCGCAGCCTCCCAGGCGGCACCGCCCGGGCTCCGGCCCCCCGTCACGGGAGCGCCCCGCGGGCCTACCTCTTCCTGCCCAGCTCCCGGTTCTCCTCCCGCAGGGTGGAAAGGCGCTTCCTCCGCTGCCGGTTCTTCTGCGACGGCGTCTTGGGCATCAGCTCCGGCTCGTCACAGTAGTGGCTgcgaggggaaggggagggggatcAGCGCGGGGAGCGGCTGGTAACGGCCCGCTACGGGCAGCGGGAGGGGAGGCCGGTACCTTCTGAACATCCTGGCCGCCTCCTCGCGGATCTCCTCCAGCCACACCAGGTCGGTATCGTCCACCTGCCGCAGGAACTCCGCCAGCCGCCGGCTGCATACCACCGGCAGCTGCGCCGGGTCCGCCACCGCCATCATCGCCTCAGCCGCCCCGGCCAACCGCCCGCGCGCACCCCTagcccagccccgccgcccgcctgGAATTCAAACCTAGCGCCCGCCTTCCGCCCCGCCGACGTCACCGCCGCGCCAGCCTATCACCGCCGCACCGCCCCTCAGCCCGCCCTCCCCATTGGCTGCGAGGCGACACGGGAGCGCTCAAAAtcccctcccctctgctccgcAGTCTCTGTGGTCGCGGAGGACTCAGCTTGGAAGGCGGGGCTTGAGGAGGCAGGCAAATAGGCTGTGGGGCTTTAACGGTAGAGGCGTAAT includes:
- the INCENP gene encoding inner centromere protein isoform X1, coding for MMAVADPAQLPVVCSRRLAEFLRQVDDTDLVWLEEIREEAARMFRSHYCDEPELMPKTPSQKNRQRRKRLSTLREENRELGRKRLSRRRNSSLKLVSSMRYSQRLQNKENLELTRAEVKQVSPPQRVTRSQAAASAKSSETLPETPPVQPVRGKVPLVAVNVDDRVSAELYLQKSVSQPAEKLSAAILLSSGDGSPNESGVAKSPPVPAAFKLMVPDTPEANDAGEESEAAPKLKTARAANTTIILSEIPNLEEVDDSAQVQEGCDKEPARRIGDSPGTPTGSRLSRRSVRRSLMGKTSMTRRTSLAEKYSLASKRESMIRKSITRTMVKRKAARKSSVSSSCIDVSSSGEVPEDEETVVKTGLPPGPCTPSKLNPQSPRMSLRSRTISRNEQPQETSTNEHNLNRNGETQEPPQSARRKPSYKRAVDECYDNQQAEDGGLSPPRRKTPSPVFPASKVVRPFKTFLHTVQKNQLLMTPSSVGRNGVIKSFIRYNTPLQSDPKEKERQKLETLRKKQEAEQLRKQKLEEEKKRRLEEAKLKREERLRKVLQARERAEQIEEERKRRIEQKIALFDEKTEKVREERLAEEKIKKKAAAKKMEEAEARRRHDEEARKQKALQQEEEERRHRELMQKRKEEEQERARKIAEQRQAEQEREKQLAAERELERKKEQERIQAEKLREEQEKAARLQKEALAAKEQLHKEMEKKEQEEQRLAEMKRQEEEQKTLPEEQKAKDTAQTQHLENKENSPACNSYQMTPQAQKDLKPPTINPNNYGMDLNSDDSTDDESQPRKPIPAWATGNQLSQAVIRQYYNPPNIDTLFGVIASPKLEDIFYKSKPRYFKRTSSAVWSSPPFSGAKSVLGLPCSLKKY
- the INCENP gene encoding inner centromere protein isoform X2 — translated: MMAVADPAQLPVVCSRRLAEFLRQVDDTDLVWLEEIREEAARMFRSHYCDEPELMPKTPSQKNRQRRKRLSTLREENRELGRKRLSRRRNSSLKLVSSMRYSQRLQNKENLELTRAEVKQVSPPQRVTRSQAAASAKSSETLPETPPVQPVRGKVPLVAVNVDDRVSAELYLQKSVSQPAEKLSAAILLSSGDGSPNESGVAKSPPVPAAFKLMVPDTPEANDAGEESEAAPKLKTARAANTTIILSEIPNLEEVDDSAQVQEGCDKEPARRIGDSPGTPTGSRLSRRSVRRSLMGKTSMTRRTSLAEKYSLASKRESMIRKSITRTMVKRKAARKSSVSSSCIDVSSSGEVPEDEETVVKTGLPPGPCTPSKLNPQSPRMSLRSRTISRNEQPQETSTNEHNLNRNGETQEPPQSARRKPSYKRAVDECYDNQQAEDGGLSPPRRKTPSPVFPASKVVRPFKTFLHTVQKNQLLMTPSSVGRNGVIKSFIRYNTPLQSDPKEKERQKLETLRKKQEAEQLRKQKLEEEKKRRLEEAKLKREERLRKVLQARERAEQIEEERKRRIEQKIALFDEKTEKVREERLAEEKIKKKAAAKKMEEAEARRRHDEEARKQKALQQEEEERRHRELMQKRKEEEQERARKIAEQRQAEQEREKQLAAERELERKKEQERIQAEKLREEQEKAARLQKEALAAKEQLHKEMEKKENSPACNSYQMTPQAQKDLKPPTINPNNYGMDLNSDDSTDDESQPRKPIPAWATGNQLSQAVIRQYYNPPNIDTLFGVIASPKLEDIFYKSKPRYFKRTSSAVWSSPPFSGAKSVLGLPCSLKKY